One stretch of Pradoshia sp. D12 DNA includes these proteins:
- a CDS encoding diguanylate cyclase domain-containing protein, producing the protein MRQKSYGKLPGLFIGYYPVFLTLFLLLLGLNFIVILFDYEHLEFGTILLSGLLIFVISLQSYYISRQPINVGDMERGQSINSILYGIIISDSQGKIIDINRVGSEILGIAAESASSVSLIDGLWGLVDRNGNLMHKNDIPISVSLNTCKPVEKEVIGIKNFKFQQPIWLEVSANPVLNADKHIEAVVLVFSEITDQFNSIKLLNEKNEQLRQMSFTDYILNIPNRRYFNSYLTEVWLESKKSGTPVTLYLIEIDYTKEYRRDQEFTYSDQVLMEVSKKLCVAVNGEGVVAHIEGSRFAVIFSGLFGKQIRERQAELRNGLIQLVDENKLASNIIDFTVSMGASTRVATDNLDYSILIEEANVELNQAKISSAARM; encoded by the coding sequence ATGAGACAAAAGTCATATGGAAAATTACCGGGTTTATTTATAGGATATTATCCGGTATTTCTCACTCTGTTTCTCTTGTTATTAGGCTTGAATTTTATAGTAATCCTATTTGATTATGAACATTTGGAATTTGGAACAATCCTCCTCTCTGGTTTATTGATTTTTGTTATTAGTCTTCAATCCTATTACATATCCAGACAGCCAATAAACGTGGGTGATATGGAGAGGGGACAATCTATTAATTCGATTTTATATGGAATCATTATCAGTGATTCCCAAGGGAAAATTATTGATATAAATCGAGTTGGGAGTGAGATCCTTGGAATAGCAGCTGAAAGTGCTTCTTCTGTATCATTGATTGATGGCCTATGGGGACTCGTAGACAGAAATGGAAATCTAATGCATAAAAATGATATCCCAATATCGGTTTCATTAAATACGTGTAAACCGGTTGAAAAAGAAGTTATAGGCATAAAAAATTTCAAATTTCAACAGCCTATTTGGCTCGAAGTTAGTGCCAATCCTGTTTTAAATGCAGATAAACATATAGAAGCAGTTGTACTCGTATTCAGTGAGATAACTGACCAATTTAATTCAATAAAACTATTAAATGAAAAAAATGAACAATTACGGCAAATGTCATTCACAGATTATATTTTAAATATCCCAAATCGACGTTATTTTAATTCTTATTTAACTGAGGTTTGGCTTGAATCTAAAAAGTCTGGAACACCTGTTACATTATATTTAATCGAAATTGATTATACGAAGGAGTATAGGAGAGATCAGGAATTTACCTATAGTGACCAAGTATTAATGGAAGTATCTAAAAAATTATGCGTGGCAGTGAACGGAGAGGGAGTGGTAGCTCATATAGAGGGAAGCAGATTTGCTGTCATCTTTTCAGGACTATTTGGTAAACAAATAAGAGAGAGGCAAGCCGAATTAAGAAATGGGCTTATTCAGCTTGTAGATGAAAATAAATTAGCATCTAATATAATTGATTTCACTGTATCTATGGGAGCGTCTACACGGGTAGCGACAGACAATTTAGATTACTCTATTCTTATAGAAGAAGCAAATGTTGAATTGAATCAGGCAAAAATAAGTAGTGCTGCGAGAATGTAA
- a CDS encoding MBL fold metallo-hydrolase — translation MEHKSKQTFRHTYIPLTSSTSGMGIEVKEDIYVLNTQIVNVTLAGLPNQDNFVLIDAGMPKADDEIIEAVNKRFGEGSMPKAIILTHGHFDHVGALEELLDKWDVPVYAHELEIPYLTGQKNYPEPDYKAEGGLVPDIARFFPNHGIDLGNKVQPLPADGSVPEMPGWRWIHTPGHTPGHISLYREDDGFLIAGDAFVGVKQESLYKVLTQKQEISGPPRYFTTDWKAAKDSVIQLNQLNPNFAVTGHGLPLLEEYLKKELNILASNFDEMAIPKHSIYKEEE, via the coding sequence ATGGAACATAAATCTAAACAAACATTCCGTCATACATATATTCCTTTAACTTCCTCTACAAGCGGAATGGGTATTGAGGTAAAAGAAGATATTTATGTCCTGAATACGCAAATTGTCAATGTGACACTGGCCGGACTTCCTAATCAAGACAATTTTGTTCTGATTGATGCCGGTATGCCTAAAGCAGATGACGAAATTATTGAAGCAGTAAACAAACGGTTCGGTGAAGGCAGTATGCCAAAAGCGATTATTTTAACACACGGCCACTTTGACCATGTTGGTGCACTCGAAGAATTACTGGATAAGTGGGATGTGCCCGTATATGCACATGAGCTGGAAATCCCTTATTTAACCGGACAAAAGAATTATCCTGAACCTGACTATAAAGCAGAGGGCGGACTTGTTCCGGATATTGCCCGCTTCTTTCCTAATCACGGCATTGATCTTGGCAATAAAGTGCAACCTCTTCCTGCTGATGGGAGTGTTCCTGAAATGCCTGGATGGAGATGGATCCATACGCCTGGGCATACACCTGGACATATTTCATTATACCGAGAAGATGACGGCTTCCTGATTGCCGGAGATGCATTTGTTGGTGTAAAACAGGAATCCCTTTATAAAGTCCTTACTCAAAAACAAGAAATCAGCGGTCCGCCCCGTTATTTCACAACAGACTGGAAAGCCGCAAAAGATTCAGTCATACAATTAAACCAGCTAAATCCAAACTTTGCTGTAACAGGTCATGGTCTTCCTCTCCTTGAGGAATATTTAAAAAAAGAGCTTAACATCCTAGCATCCAATTTTGATGAGATGGCCATTCCGAAACACAGTATTTACAAGGAAGAAGAATAG
- a CDS encoding YdcF family protein, with amino-acid sequence MKRILLISFTAIIIILLIYISILQFNMYRYANQEQEKTIDYIIVLGARVKGETPSLSLKYRIDAAADFLINHPKCMAILSGGQGDGEDISEAEAMKRGLEEYGIPSNRLILEDASTNTKENISFSKELIPSHLNSGAVVTNDYHLYRTIKIAEKLDLKLTGIPAKTPKISRLKSHVREYAAITSYRLKKDISW; translated from the coding sequence GTGAAAAGGATTCTATTGATAAGTTTTACAGCTATTATCATAATCTTACTTATTTACATATCCATTCTTCAATTCAATATGTATCGCTACGCAAATCAAGAACAGGAGAAAACAATTGATTATATTATTGTACTCGGGGCAAGAGTAAAAGGTGAAACACCATCTCTGTCACTAAAGTACCGTATTGATGCTGCGGCTGACTTTTTAATAAATCATCCTAAATGTATGGCAATCCTATCCGGTGGCCAGGGAGATGGTGAGGATATTTCAGAAGCTGAGGCAATGAAAAGAGGATTAGAGGAATACGGTATACCAAGCAACAGATTAATTCTCGAAGATGCTTCGACAAACACGAAAGAAAACATATCATTTTCTAAAGAACTTATACCAAGCCACCTAAATTCTGGTGCCGTTGTAACAAATGATTACCACCTCTATCGAACAATCAAAATAGCTGAGAAACTAGATTTAAAATTAACTGGAATCCCAGCTAAAACACCTAAAATTTCAAGGCTGAAGTCACATGTCAGGGAGTACGCGGCTATAACATCCTATCGGCTAAAAAAAGACATTAGCTGGTGA
- the argS gene encoding arginine--tRNA ligase: MDIKLDVASHMNEVLKGDLNLETCLSLVETPKNKEHGDLAFPCFTLAKLWKQSPQKIAVTLADQLKDERYEDVKAIGPYVNFFLDKKSISERVMNTILTDQHQYGTLSLGHGENIAIDMSSPNIAKPFSMGHLRSTVIGASIANIIKKCGYTPVKINHIGDWGTQFGKLIVAYKAWGNEEKVKKSPISELLKLYIIFHEKAETELELEQQGRDWFKKLEDGDEEATKLWKWFKEESLKEFEKIYELLGIQFDSFNGEAFYNDKMAEVIEIIENSGLLVEDQGAMVVKLEEEGLTPCLIKKSDGATLYVTRDLSAALYRYRTYDFAKAVYVVGNEQSLHFKQLKAVLKKLGFDWADDISHVPFGMIMKDGKKMSTRKGRVVLLEEVLAESIELARKNIENKNPDLNNKDEVARQVGVGAVIFNDLKNDRMNNIEFSLEDILKFEGETGPYLQYTNARAHSILRKAFTPASASAGLSDEYSFDIVKHLLAFPSVIERSFKKMEPSVIAKYLIDLAQSFNRYYGHIRILENDSELQNRLALIKSITIVLEEGMHLLGMEAPQEM, encoded by the coding sequence ATGGATATAAAACTAGATGTAGCTTCTCATATGAATGAAGTACTAAAAGGTGACTTAAATCTTGAAACATGCTTGTCTTTGGTCGAAACCCCAAAGAACAAAGAGCATGGAGATTTGGCATTTCCCTGTTTCACTCTCGCAAAACTGTGGAAGCAATCTCCGCAGAAAATTGCAGTAACATTAGCTGACCAACTAAAGGATGAACGTTATGAGGATGTAAAAGCTATTGGACCGTATGTTAACTTTTTCCTCGATAAAAAGTCTATCAGTGAAAGAGTAATGAATACGATATTAACTGATCAACATCAGTACGGCACACTTTCTCTTGGACATGGTGAAAATATCGCAATTGATATGTCTTCACCCAATATCGCCAAGCCCTTTTCGATGGGGCACCTTCGCTCCACAGTAATCGGAGCCTCTATAGCCAATATTATTAAAAAATGCGGTTATACCCCTGTTAAAATTAATCACATTGGTGATTGGGGCACTCAATTCGGAAAATTAATTGTAGCCTATAAAGCTTGGGGAAATGAAGAAAAAGTTAAAAAGAGTCCCATCAGCGAACTTTTAAAGTTATATATTATCTTTCATGAAAAAGCCGAAACAGAACTTGAGCTAGAGCAACAGGGACGTGACTGGTTCAAAAAGCTGGAAGATGGGGACGAAGAAGCCACGAAATTATGGAAATGGTTCAAAGAAGAATCCCTGAAGGAATTCGAGAAAATATATGAGCTGCTTGGCATTCAATTCGACTCTTTTAATGGGGAAGCTTTTTATAATGATAAGATGGCAGAGGTTATAGAAATAATTGAGAATAGCGGCCTGCTTGTAGAAGATCAGGGTGCCATGGTAGTCAAATTAGAGGAAGAGGGATTAACACCTTGTTTAATCAAAAAATCCGATGGTGCGACTCTTTATGTAACACGGGATTTATCAGCTGCTTTATACCGTTACCGTACCTACGACTTTGCCAAGGCTGTATATGTAGTCGGAAATGAACAATCCTTACATTTTAAACAGCTTAAAGCTGTTTTAAAGAAACTTGGATTTGACTGGGCTGACGACATTTCACATGTACCATTCGGAATGATTATGAAAGACGGCAAAAAAATGTCGACTCGTAAAGGAAGAGTGGTCCTCCTCGAGGAAGTGCTGGCCGAATCAATCGAGCTTGCTCGTAAGAATATTGAGAATAAAAATCCTGATTTAAATAACAAAGATGAGGTTGCAAGACAAGTAGGCGTAGGAGCTGTTATATTCAACGATTTGAAAAATGACCGTATGAATAATATTGAATTCTCGCTCGAAGACATCCTAAAATTTGAAGGTGAAACTGGTCCCTATTTACAATATACAAATGCTCGTGCCCATTCTATTCTTAGAAAGGCCTTTACTCCTGCTAGTGCATCAGCAGGCTTGAGTGATGAATATAGCTTTGATATTGTAAAGCATTTGCTGGCATTTCCATCCGTGATTGAGCGGTCTTTCAAAAAAATGGAGCCATCCGTTATTGCTAAATACTTGATTGACTTGGCTCAATCATTTAATCGCTATTATGGACATATACGCATATTAGAGAATGACAGTGAATTGCAAAATCGCTTGGCTTTAATAAAATCAATTACCATCGTTCTTGAAGAAGGCATGCATTTATTAGGAATGGAAGCACCGCAGGAAATGTAA
- the rodA gene encoding rod shape-determining protein RodA, which translates to MSNNKNFTSRIDYGLLFIVFLLFITSCMAIYSAQTTGQYAENFLVKQIVWYIVGISLAFVIMRFDADQMKKMSWYLYFFGLFLLMTIIIAPTSIAPVVNGAKSWFRFPGIGSIQPSEFMKVFLILALAALIQNHHLKHRIKTLQTDFILLCKIVLTTAIPILLVMKQPDLGTSLVMIAIMVGMIFVSGITWKLLLPIFGGGTLLVGVIFYLVVWHPNIMEKYFHVKQYQFGRIYAWLDPYNYTSSEGYQLIKSLLAIGSGTTSGKGFGNREVYLPEGHTDFIFAVIGEEYGFLGSSIVISLFFLLIYNMTKIGLETKNDFNTYICVGVICMLTFHVFENIGMTIGLLPITGIPLPFLSYGGSSLLGNMMALGLIFSIRYHHKKYMFSTSS; encoded by the coding sequence ATGTCTAACAATAAAAATTTCACGTCGAGAATAGATTATGGTCTTCTATTTATTGTATTTTTGCTTTTTATAACAAGCTGTATGGCTATATATAGTGCACAAACGACAGGTCAATATGCCGAAAACTTTCTTGTAAAGCAAATTGTCTGGTATATCGTAGGAATCAGCCTTGCATTTGTGATCATGAGATTTGATGCTGACCAAATGAAAAAAATGAGCTGGTATTTATACTTCTTTGGCTTATTTCTATTGATGACCATTATAATTGCACCAACAAGTATTGCTCCAGTTGTCAATGGAGCAAAGAGCTGGTTTAGATTTCCTGGTATTGGTTCAATTCAGCCATCGGAATTTATGAAGGTATTTCTAATTTTGGCGTTGGCGGCTCTTATCCAAAATCATCATTTGAAGCATCGGATTAAAACACTTCAAACGGACTTCATCCTTTTATGTAAAATCGTACTTACTACAGCTATTCCGATTTTGCTTGTCATGAAACAGCCCGATTTGGGTACTTCTCTTGTCATGATTGCGATTATGGTTGGGATGATTTTTGTATCGGGTATCACTTGGAAATTGCTTTTACCGATATTTGGCGGTGGCACACTGTTAGTTGGAGTTATTTTTTACCTCGTTGTATGGCATCCAAATATTATGGAGAAATATTTCCATGTTAAACAGTATCAATTTGGGCGTATATATGCATGGCTTGATCCGTATAACTATACTTCCTCAGAAGGATACCAGTTAATTAAATCACTATTAGCGATTGGATCCGGCACCACATCCGGTAAGGGATTTGGAAATAGGGAAGTTTACTTGCCAGAAGGTCACACAGATTTCATATTTGCTGTCATTGGAGAAGAATACGGATTCCTTGGTTCAAGTATTGTCATCAGCTTATTCTTCTTATTGATCTATAACATGACAAAAATTGGACTTGAAACTAAAAATGATTTTAATACCTATATATGTGTTGGTGTAATCTGTATGCTGACTTTCCATGTGTTTGAAAATATTGGGATGACGATCGGCTTGCTGCCGATTACCGGTATTCCTTTACCATTTTTAAGCTATGGGGGAAGTTCATTGCTCGGCAATATGATGGCGCTCGGATTAATATTCAGCATAAGATACCATCATAAGAAATACATGTTTTCTACATCTTCATAA
- a CDS encoding Crp/Fnr family transcriptional regulator → MKAKAIQLLRQVDLFSCLSEKEIKELEPFIYERTYKKGQYLFFEGDPRLRIYILLEGFVMLEKSNQQGSLLYTSYVKKNTVFPYMGLFKNEDYNHSAVAETDIRVFYMVADAFESIVAKNSALLKKVILQVNELLAVQENRVKNVMTPSAHVRVLNTIDYLMNDLGEEESGVIRINCPITTTKISVMSGTSRETVSMVVNKLKKDQILSIKDRMLHIHKPEYFEEEVI, encoded by the coding sequence ATGAAAGCAAAAGCAATTCAATTATTAAGACAAGTTGACCTATTTTCGTGCTTATCAGAAAAAGAGATAAAAGAACTGGAGCCTTTTATATATGAAAGAACATATAAGAAGGGTCAATATCTATTTTTTGAAGGAGATCCGAGACTCAGGATATATATATTGCTTGAAGGCTTTGTTATGCTTGAAAAATCGAATCAACAGGGTAGCTTATTATATACAAGTTACGTCAAAAAGAACACGGTCTTTCCTTATATGGGCTTATTTAAAAATGAGGACTACAATCACAGTGCCGTTGCAGAAACAGATATTCGGGTCTTCTATATGGTAGCGGATGCATTCGAAAGTATTGTGGCAAAAAACTCTGCACTTCTTAAAAAAGTAATCCTACAAGTCAATGAGTTGCTTGCGGTACAAGAAAATCGAGTTAAAAACGTTATGACCCCTAGTGCACATGTAAGAGTGTTGAATACGATTGATTATTTAATGAATGATTTGGGTGAAGAAGAATCAGGGGTCATTCGTATTAACTGTCCGATTACAACAACCAAAATTTCTGTTATGTCCGGAACCTCCAGAGAAACCGTAAGTATGGTCGTAAATAAATTAAAGAAGGATCAGATTCTATCCATAAAAGATCGAATGCTTCATATTCATAAACCTGAATATTTTGAAGAAGAAGTTATTTGA